One part of the Lytechinus pictus isolate F3 Inbred chromosome 3, Lp3.0, whole genome shotgun sequence genome encodes these proteins:
- the LOC129257438 gene encoding uncharacterized protein LOC129257438, giving the protein MPCIEMYTTLSADKVPANFFDVLTEFFCGLLDKNPRGVVLNLYTDQRIHTGSDLNATMLMIQIYNAEAWLDHNANREAIKLVTDKVTGILGIPPDRSTVLLITVPSHQVGTPGGNLLADRDQFKWRLDYIKKINSAAASA; this is encoded by the exons ATGCCTTGCATTGAGATGTACACAACCTTGTCTGCTGATAAAGTACCAGCTAACTTCTTCGATGTTCTGACCGAGTTCTTCTGTGGGTTGCTTGATAAGAACCCAAGG GGAGTTGTTCTGAACTTGTACACAGACCAGCGGATACACACAGGTTCAGATCTCAATGCTACCATGCTGATGATACAGATCTACAATGCCGAGGCTTGGTTAGATCATAATGCAAACAGGGAGGCTATTAAACTAGTGACAGACAAGGTCACAGGAATCCTTGGTATCCCACCTGACAg ATCTACTGTTCTGTTGATCACCGTTCCATCTCACCAAGTGGGCACGCCAGGAGGGAACCTATTAGCAGACAGAGATCAATTCAAATGGAGACTGGATTACATAAAGAAGATCAATTCTGCTGCAGCATCGGCTTAA